The sequence below is a genomic window from Ruminiclostridium josui JCM 17888.
AGAGGCTTACGGGATTGATGTGTATTTTGATGATTATCGCCGTTGCGGAAACCATCCTAGCAGTGATTTAGCAAGGATTTAATATTTGAATATTTTTTGAAAGGATGTGCTATTTCAATGGCAATAACAATAAATAATGAAATAAGAGAATTACTAAGGGATAAGCAAACCCTTAAAGTTTTAGCATCAGTTGATAAAACAGGTAAACCCCATGTAGCCTTTAAAGGTTCAATAGATGTGGATGAGGATGGGAATTTATATTACCTAGAGGTTTTGGAAAGCTCACAGACCAATAAGAATTTAACCAACAGCATTTGGTTTGATAAATATGTGGCAATAAATATTTTTGGTGCCAACAAAAAAAGTTATCAGATAAAAGGAATACCTGTAAAATTACATATCTCAGGGCCATTATTTGAAGAAAAATATAAACAGGCAGTTGAAAAGCATCCCGGAATCGGAATATCAGGCATTTGGGTTATCCGCCCAGAAGAAGTCAAAGAGGAAACCTTCTCTATAAGGGTACAGGAAGAAAGAGATAATCATCCGATTCTAGGTCATCTGGATCAGTTGATTTAAAATGTGAATTTAAATTTGCTATGGACTTTATTGGGTTT
It includes:
- a CDS encoding pyridoxamine 5'-phosphate oxidase family protein, which produces MAITINNEIRELLRDKQTLKVLASVDKTGKPHVAFKGSIDVDEDGNLYYLEVLESSQTNKNLTNSIWFDKYVAINIFGANKKSYQIKGIPVKLHISGPLFEEKYKQAVEKHPGIGISGIWVIRPEEVKEETFSIRVQEERDNHPILGHLDQLI